From Nitratidesulfovibrio vulgaris str. Hildenborough, a single genomic window includes:
- the lolA gene encoding outer membrane lipoprotein chaperone LolA yields the protein MNRKTLRAIALSALLLLGGTASALAGTAAQDIQKRYDTVTTLKAAFTQKLLHRESGSTETRNGTLLFRKPLLVRWETGGKNPEVLVISSQDIWNFLPDEELAYRYPLDLVQDSKSIIKVITGQAKLDQDFNVVEEGQEEGLTRLHLYPKEPVQQLTEAILWVDPQEHLIRRVRVYDFYGNENEIDFTSLEANATVADKAFTFTPPKGTEVQDRLKEGAPEKQLFN from the coding sequence ATGAACCGTAAGACCCTTCGCGCCATCGCGCTCTCGGCGTTGCTGCTGCTTGGCGGCACGGCGTCCGCCCTCGCCGGGACTGCCGCGCAGGACATCCAGAAGCGTTACGATACGGTGACCACCCTCAAGGCGGCATTCACCCAGAAACTGCTGCATCGTGAGAGCGGTTCGACCGAGACGCGCAACGGCACCCTGCTTTTCCGCAAGCCCCTTCTCGTACGATGGGAGACCGGTGGAAAGAATCCGGAGGTGCTGGTCATCTCATCGCAGGACATCTGGAACTTCCTGCCCGATGAGGAACTCGCCTACCGTTACCCGCTAGACCTCGTGCAGGACTCGAAGTCCATCATCAAGGTCATCACGGGACAGGCGAAGCTCGATCAGGACTTCAATGTCGTCGAAGAAGGACAAGAGGAAGGGCTCACCCGGCTGCACCTCTACCCGAAGGAGCCTGTGCAGCAGTTGACTGAAGCCATCCTGTGGGTCGACCCGCAGGAGCACCTCATCCGCCGCGTTCGCGTCTACGACTTCTACGGGAACGAGAACGAGATAGACTTCACGAGCCTTGAAGCCAACGCGACCGTGGCGGACAAGGCATTCACCTTCACGCCGCCCAAGGGCACTGAAGTGCAGGACAGGCTGAAGGAAGGGGCTCCAGAAAAACAGCTATTCAACTGA
- the yihA gene encoding ribosome biogenesis GTP-binding protein YihA/YsxC produces the protein MSSTLVLETTAYTLEQLIHLDAPQIALAGRSNVGKSSLVNALARRKQLAKTSSTPGKTRSVNYYRVEPEGFYIVDLPGYGYAQCSKEERKKWAKLIEKYIVSCKSLRGLAVLLDCRLDPQRLDVDLTSYARANNIPLLPVLTKGDKCKLRERSDRQKQWAVLLGGRKPLVTASMTGLGIADLWRELRALAAGGLSADDEAEDAPSDTSDAIDDVTA, from the coding sequence ATGTCATCGACCCTTGTGCTTGAAACCACAGCCTATACGCTGGAACAACTCATACATCTGGACGCGCCACAGATAGCCCTTGCCGGACGATCCAATGTCGGCAAGTCGTCACTCGTCAACGCTCTTGCCCGTCGCAAGCAACTGGCGAAGACGAGTTCGACACCTGGCAAGACCCGCAGCGTCAACTACTACAGAGTCGAACCGGAAGGATTCTACATCGTAGACCTTCCGGGATACGGCTATGCCCAGTGCAGCAAGGAAGAACGCAAAAAGTGGGCAAAGCTCATCGAGAAGTACATCGTCTCATGCAAGAGCCTGCGGGGTCTTGCCGTACTTCTCGATTGCCGTCTCGACCCGCAACGGCTGGATGTCGACCTCACCAGCTACGCCCGTGCCAACAACATTCCGTTGCTGCCCGTGCTGACCAAGGGTGACAAGTGCAAGCTGCGTGAACGTTCCGACAGGCAGAAGCAGTGGGCGGTGCTTCTGGGGGGCAGAAAGCCCCTCGTCACCGCGTCCATGACGGGGCTCGGCATCGCCGACCTGTGGCGCGAACTGCGTGCCCTTGCCGCTGGCGGACTATCTGCCGACGACGAAGCGGAAGATGCCCCTTCGGATACCAGTGATGCCATCGACGACGTGACAGCATAG
- a CDS encoding type II 3-dehydroquinate dehydratase encodes MPSYRLLIMNGPNLGALGERQPEIYGTTGMDTVPALVKSLLGPAASDIELTFFQSNHEGALIDRLEQARRDGVDGVILNAGAFTHTSLALADCLAWIGIPCVEVHLSNVMARQEPMRHKSLIGRHVIGIIAGFGIMGYALAVQAMVQHSRKSGDA; translated from the coding sequence ATGCCAAGTTATAGGCTGCTCATCATGAACGGCCCCAATCTCGGTGCGCTTGGTGAACGCCAGCCCGAGATATACGGAACGACAGGCATGGATACCGTGCCTGCCCTTGTGAAGAGCCTTCTTGGTCCCGCCGCATCCGACATCGAACTGACGTTCTTCCAGTCGAACCATGAGGGCGCGCTCATCGACCGTCTTGAGCAGGCACGCCGCGACGGGGTGGATGGTGTCATCCTCAACGCGGGTGCGTTCACGCACACCAGCCTTGCCTTGGCAGACTGCCTTGCGTGGATTGGCATCCCGTGTGTCGAGGTCCACCTCAGCAATGTCATGGCGCGGCAAGAGCCCATGCGTCACAAGAGCCTCATCGGCAGACACGTTATCGGCATTATCGCGGGTTTTGGCATCATGGGCTACGCCCTCGCCGTACAGGCGATGGTGCAGCATTCGAGAAAGAGCGGCGACGCTTAG
- the efp gene encoding elongation factor P encodes MYSTTDFRKGLKIELDGTPFEIVDFQHFKPGKGGAMVRTKLRNILNGRVVDNTFRSGEKVGRPDLESRDMQYLYHEGDDLVLMDLTTYEQLYMHEDLTDGKAGFLKDGQQVRVLLYNGKPLDLELPVSLVLEVVETEPGAKGDTVSNVTKPAKLETGIVVQVPIFVNQGDRIKVDTRSREYLGRE; translated from the coding sequence ATGTATTCGACCACCGACTTCAGGAAGGGCCTGAAGATTGAACTGGACGGCACCCCGTTCGAAATCGTCGATTTCCAGCATTTCAAGCCGGGCAAGGGCGGCGCCATGGTGCGCACCAAGCTTCGCAACATCCTGAACGGCCGGGTTGTCGACAATACCTTCCGTTCCGGCGAAAAGGTGGGGCGTCCCGACCTTGAAAGTCGCGACATGCAGTACCTCTACCATGAGGGCGACGACCTCGTGCTCATGGACCTCACGACCTATGAGCAACTGTACATGCATGAAGACCTCACCGACGGCAAGGCCGGCTTCCTGAAGGACGGCCAGCAGGTGCGCGTGCTGCTGTACAACGGCAAGCCCCTTGACCTTGAACTGCCGGTGTCTCTCGTCCTTGAAGTGGTCGAAACCGAACCCGGCGCCAAGGGTGACACGGTCAGCAACGTCACCAAGCCCGCCAAGCTGGAGACCGGCATCGTCGTGCAGGTGCCCATCTTTGTGAACCAGGGCGACCGCATCAAGGTCGACACCCGTTCACGCGAATACCTCGGTCGCGAATAG
- a CDS encoding DNA translocase FtsK produces MISNAPEGTATEGNKLARELLGLFLIFWGLLLLLSLATFDLRDPSLNHVVSNPTEIRNGAGMFGSYLGGMLADAFGIAAFLWPVGFIGLGARYIIVSFDIAWWRWAGLLALSLCMVTAGAAWELSLGDVNAGGVLGDLLYRFSWKALSPRGSTLVWLFLCIIGLQLTFDISWTALFRRIVDKVRADLEAHPVSRPQLPELKLPRLGLPSGLHLPGRKGAEGNAPATLAVVDVTPDGSDSTNGAPSVVAREASTPRGMPVETDDFVLSEDRLQPPASELPFEVVLDADTDGVADLTADVESDISEGAGRPKAKMRRKSQLPPLDLLHSALNEDSRPDREVLEGKGLSLTNCLSDFGVQGELTRITPGPVVTMFEFRPAPGVKVSRIANLSDDLALALKAIAVRIQAPIPGTDTVGIEIPNETRETVCFKELLSSDTFKGASSLLTLAIGKDIAGRPTVADLSKMPHLLVAGATGAGKSVCLNSILLSILYKARPEDVKLLLVDPKRIELAVYADLPHLVHPVVTEMAHAKNALDWAVHEMDKRYEGMARLGVRNIAGYNQKLEDMGKERPADLADLEAMPYLVIIIDELADLMLTAAKEVETSIVRLAQLARAAGIHLILATQRPSVDVVTGLIKANFPCRISFQVTSKHDSRTILDTVGAEFLLGKGDMLFKPSGGKLQRLHGAFVSDDDVNGVVAFWKKQQPPSYKVDFAEWGNEGTLDGNGGSGGAGDLADDPVYAEAVEFVMGQGRASISLIQRRFRIGFNRAARYVEQMEQDGIIGPADGSKPRSVIRGKE; encoded by the coding sequence ATCATTTCCAACGCCCCGGAGGGTACCGCCACGGAAGGCAACAAGCTGGCCCGCGAATTGCTCGGGCTGTTCCTCATTTTCTGGGGGCTGCTGCTTCTGCTCAGCCTTGCCACGTTCGACCTGCGTGACCCGAGTCTCAATCATGTCGTAAGCAACCCGACCGAAATCCGCAACGGTGCCGGGATGTTCGGCTCATATCTCGGGGGAATGCTCGCCGACGCCTTCGGCATTGCCGCCTTCCTGTGGCCTGTCGGCTTCATCGGCCTTGGTGCGCGTTACATCATCGTCAGCTTCGACATCGCATGGTGGCGATGGGCGGGCCTGCTGGCGCTTTCTCTGTGCATGGTGACAGCAGGGGCCGCGTGGGAGTTGTCCCTCGGTGATGTCAACGCTGGAGGCGTCCTTGGCGACCTGCTCTACCGTTTCTCGTGGAAGGCCCTCAGTCCGCGAGGCTCCACCCTTGTGTGGCTGTTCCTGTGCATCATCGGGTTGCAACTCACCTTCGACATTTCGTGGACGGCGCTTTTCAGACGCATCGTGGACAAGGTCCGCGCAGACCTTGAAGCGCACCCCGTTTCACGTCCCCAGTTGCCCGAACTCAAGTTGCCACGTCTCGGCCTGCCTTCCGGGTTGCACCTTCCCGGCCGCAAGGGCGCCGAGGGCAATGCGCCTGCGACACTGGCTGTCGTCGATGTCACCCCCGACGGCAGCGACAGCACGAACGGCGCACCGAGCGTTGTAGCCCGAGAGGCTTCAACGCCACGCGGCATGCCTGTCGAAACCGACGACTTCGTGCTCTCCGAAGACCGTCTGCAACCCCCTGCAAGCGAATTGCCGTTCGAGGTGGTTCTGGATGCCGACACCGACGGTGTTGCCGACCTCACGGCCGATGTAGAGAGCGACATTTCAGAAGGGGCCGGCCGCCCGAAGGCCAAGATGCGTCGCAAGTCGCAGTTGCCCCCGCTTGACCTGTTGCACAGCGCCCTCAACGAAGACAGCCGGCCCGATCGTGAGGTGCTTGAAGGCAAGGGGCTCAGTCTCACCAACTGTCTTTCCGACTTCGGGGTTCAGGGCGAGCTGACCCGCATCACCCCCGGACCCGTCGTCACCATGTTCGAGTTTCGCCCCGCGCCCGGCGTGAAGGTGAGCCGTATCGCCAATCTCAGCGACGACCTGGCCCTTGCGCTCAAGGCCATAGCCGTGCGCATTCAGGCTCCCATTCCCGGCACGGACACGGTGGGCATCGAGATCCCCAATGAGACACGCGAGACGGTGTGCTTCAAGGAGTTGCTGTCGTCCGACACCTTCAAGGGGGCAAGCTCGCTGCTCACACTCGCCATCGGCAAGGATATCGCCGGACGTCCGACAGTGGCCGACCTTTCGAAGATGCCCCACCTTCTTGTGGCAGGGGCCACGGGTGCGGGCAAGAGCGTATGTCTCAACTCCATCCTGCTCAGCATCCTGTACAAGGCGCGCCCCGAAGACGTGAAGCTGCTCCTCGTGGACCCCAAGCGCATCGAACTTGCCGTCTATGCCGACCTGCCGCATCTTGTGCACCCTGTGGTCACGGAGATGGCCCACGCCAAGAACGCCCTCGACTGGGCCGTGCACGAGATGGACAAGCGCTATGAGGGGATGGCCCGGCTGGGAGTCCGTAACATCGCGGGGTACAACCAGAAGCTTGAGGACATGGGCAAGGAGCGTCCGGCAGACCTTGCCGACCTTGAGGCCATGCCATATCTCGTCATCATCATCGACGAACTGGCAGACCTCATGCTCACTGCCGCCAAAGAGGTGGAGACCAGCATCGTGCGTCTGGCACAGCTTGCCCGCGCTGCAGGCATTCACCTCATCCTCGCCACGCAGCGGCCCAGCGTGGATGTCGTCACGGGACTCATCAAGGCGAACTTCCCGTGTCGCATATCGTTCCAGGTCACTTCGAAGCACGATTCGCGGACGATTCTCGATACCGTAGGGGCCGAATTCCTTCTCGGAAAGGGCGACATGCTCTTCAAGCCTAGCGGCGGCAAGCTTCAGCGCCTCCACGGTGCGTTCGTCAGCGACGATGACGTGAACGGCGTGGTCGCCTTCTGGAAAAAACAGCAGCCGCCTTCCTACAAGGTGGATTTCGCCGAGTGGGGCAATGAGGGAACCCTTGATGGCAACGGAGGCAGCGGGGGGGCTGGCGACCTTGCCGACGACCCTGTATACGCCGAAGCCGTCGAATTCGTCATGGGACAGGGCAGGGCGTCCATATCGCTCATCCAGCGCCGGTTCCGCATCGGTTTCAACAGGGCGGCCCGCTACGTGGAACAGATGGAACAGGACGGCATCATAGGCCCGGCTGACGGCAGCAAACCGCGCTCCGTCATCCGGGGTAAAGAATGA
- the lptF gene encoding LPS export ABC transporter permease LptF, whose protein sequence is MQRQVFKELVSIFLLCLGALLSLILIGRGLQLRELFLGLDLGLTDATLLFLYLVPFFMLLVVPVACMLSVFLTFLRMSTDRELVALKAGGVSIYQMMAAPLVFCVLCAGLSLSISLHWLSWGMGNFRATIMEIANTRARIVIQPGVFNQDIPGLTLFARQVDPATGNLRQVIVEDRSRPGSTLTIVAPEGTTATDEVRGEILFHLRDGRIYKADGENVSVLGFSEYSVRLDLDKLFKGLELGEIKPKEMSWRQLAGLDLNRYEAEMGERYVRKVLVEVHKRWALPAACIVLGIFALPLACAFEGLRRQLGVALALVMFLVYYSMLSLGLSTGEAGTVPPVVGLWAPNVLFLVAGLYGLRLTARERAPSITSLVGHFISQKRNRP, encoded by the coding sequence CTGCAGAGGCAGGTGTTCAAGGAGCTTGTCTCCATCTTCCTGCTTTGTCTTGGTGCGTTGCTATCGCTCATCCTTATAGGACGGGGCCTGCAACTGCGCGAACTGTTTCTGGGGCTCGACCTTGGCCTCACAGACGCCACGCTGCTGTTTCTCTACCTTGTGCCCTTCTTCATGCTGCTGGTCGTTCCCGTGGCATGCATGTTGAGCGTGTTCCTGACCTTCCTGCGCATGAGCACCGACCGCGAACTCGTGGCGCTCAAGGCGGGGGGGGTGAGCATCTACCAGATGATGGCGGCACCGCTCGTTTTCTGCGTTCTCTGCGCGGGCCTCTCCCTCAGCATCTCGCTACACTGGCTGTCGTGGGGCATGGGCAATTTCCGCGCTACCATCATGGAAATCGCCAATACCCGCGCCCGCATCGTCATACAGCCCGGAGTCTTCAACCAGGACATCCCCGGGCTGACACTTTTCGCGCGGCAGGTAGACCCGGCGACCGGCAACTTGCGTCAGGTCATCGTCGAGGACAGGTCGCGCCCGGGTTCTACGCTTACCATCGTCGCCCCGGAGGGGACGACCGCCACCGACGAAGTGCGCGGAGAGATACTGTTCCACCTGCGTGACGGTCGCATCTACAAGGCCGATGGCGAGAACGTGAGTGTGCTGGGCTTTTCCGAATACAGCGTCCGTCTTGACCTCGACAAACTGTTCAAGGGCCTCGAGCTTGGCGAGATCAAGCCCAAGGAAATGTCGTGGAGGCAGCTGGCGGGGCTCGACCTCAATAGATACGAGGCCGAGATGGGCGAACGCTATGTCCGCAAGGTTCTGGTAGAGGTGCATAAACGATGGGCGCTTCCGGCAGCCTGCATCGTGCTGGGCATCTTCGCTCTGCCTCTCGCCTGCGCCTTCGAAGGGCTGCGCAGACAACTCGGCGTGGCGCTCGCGCTTGTGATGTTCCTTGTGTACTACAGCATGCTTTCGCTTGGGCTGAGCACCGGTGAAGCGGGAACGGTTCCTCCGGTCGTGGGGCTATGGGCTCCCAACGTCCTGTTCCTTGTGGCAGGGCTCTATGGTCTGCGGCTGACGGCACGTGAGCGTGCGCCCTCCATCACCAGCCTTGTCGGCCACTTCATCAGCCAGAAGAGGAACAGACCGTGA
- a CDS encoding undecaprenyl-diphosphate phosphatase, with translation MSDMITAAILGLVEGLTEFLPVSSTGHLIITGELLGFTGPKATTFEVAIQLGAILAVVVLYWDRFWGLLRPQPYVRFAGLRGIMLLLLTSLPASVLGLAAHSTIKAHLFTPSTVAIALAVGAIFMLLVERRTERPRYMTLDEMSPALALGIGCFQCLALWPGFSRSAATIMGGMLLGARRGLAAEYSFIAAVPIMFAATGYDLLKSWTLFTPADLPFFATGFVVSFLSAWAAVKLFIALVGRMTFRPFAWYRLAIAPLVYYFMAY, from the coding sequence ATGTCAGACATGATCACCGCTGCGATTCTTGGCCTCGTCGAAGGACTGACAGAGTTCCTTCCCGTCTCCTCGACAGGTCACCTCATCATCACGGGCGAGTTGCTGGGGTTCACCGGTCCCAAGGCCACGACCTTCGAAGTCGCCATTCAGCTTGGAGCCATCCTCGCCGTGGTCGTCCTGTACTGGGACAGGTTCTGGGGCCTGCTGCGCCCCCAGCCCTATGTCCGCTTCGCAGGGCTACGGGGCATCATGCTTCTGTTGCTGACCAGCCTGCCCGCGAGCGTACTCGGACTCGCTGCCCACTCTACCATCAAGGCGCATCTTTTCACCCCCTCCACCGTTGCCATCGCCCTGGCTGTGGGGGCAATCTTCATGCTGCTGGTCGAACGACGTACGGAACGGCCCCGCTACATGACCCTTGATGAGATGTCACCTGCGCTTGCGTTGGGCATAGGCTGCTTTCAATGCCTTGCCCTGTGGCCCGGATTCTCGCGTTCGGCGGCCACTATCATGGGCGGCATGCTTCTCGGGGCTCGCCGGGGGCTGGCCGCAGAGTACTCGTTCATCGCCGCCGTTCCCATCATGTTCGCCGCAACCGGTTACGACCTGCTGAAGAGCTGGACTCTTTTCACTCCGGCCGACCTGCCTTTCTTCGCGACGGGCTTTGTCGTGTCGTTCCTCTCCGCGTGGGCGGCGGTGAAACTCTTCATTGCGCTGGTCGGACGCATGACCTTCAGGCCTTTCGCCTGGTATCGCCTCGCCATCGCCCCGCTGGTCTACTATTTTATGGCCTACTGA
- a CDS encoding LptF/LptG family permease, whose protein sequence is MTLLFRYLFRNNLQVILPTLAVGTGLYLLSDLFDRLDDILEAGVPGNVAIWYFVAKTPLIISQILPAVFLLAALIQLCLMSRDRELMALQAGGVSFGAIARFFVVYGLLWAVLQLGFSQVLGVAGERESARIWQEQVRGRTPGTRDLTNVWFTDDNHVIHLEVVTPALRKGQGFAAYGLAADGIHIDTVIRAKAFTGTAGTWKLQDVEVFSTRDFGHAKLPEMSIAIGQDPQDFAVIDPGADPQRLPLWQLGDAVEKLRTAGSNVEGLRTAWHMKLAYAASLVVMGLLAVAMVTWRDNIYLATGLALVFTFLFYTMFTIGSTLGQKGIVSPPIAAWGADILVGVVASARLLLVLRPRSLR, encoded by the coding sequence GTGACCCTGCTTTTCAGATACCTTTTCCGGAACAACCTGCAGGTCATCCTGCCTACGCTTGCCGTGGGCACCGGACTGTATCTTCTCTCGGACCTGTTCGACAGGCTGGACGACATCCTCGAAGCGGGCGTGCCCGGCAACGTTGCCATATGGTATTTCGTGGCCAAGACGCCGCTCATTATCTCGCAGATTCTGCCGGCAGTGTTCCTGCTGGCTGCACTCATCCAGCTGTGCCTCATGTCCCGTGACCGGGAGTTGATGGCCCTGCAGGCGGGCGGCGTCTCGTTTGGAGCCATAGCCCGCTTCTTCGTCGTCTACGGGCTCCTATGGGCGGTGTTGCAGCTTGGCTTCTCCCAGGTGCTAGGCGTTGCCGGAGAGCGTGAATCTGCGCGCATCTGGCAAGAACAGGTGAGGGGACGCACCCCTGGAACCCGCGACCTGACCAATGTATGGTTTACCGATGACAACCATGTCATCCATCTGGAAGTGGTCACGCCAGCCCTGCGCAAGGGGCAGGGCTTTGCCGCCTACGGCCTCGCTGCGGACGGCATCCATATAGATACCGTCATCCGGGCCAAAGCCTTCACAGGCACGGCCGGGACATGGAAACTGCAAGATGTCGAGGTCTTCTCCACGCGCGACTTCGGTCATGCAAAGCTTCCTGAGATGTCCATCGCCATAGGGCAGGACCCGCAGGACTTTGCCGTCATCGACCCCGGTGCCGACCCGCAGCGCCTGCCGCTGTGGCAGTTGGGTGACGCCGTAGAGAAATTGCGCACGGCGGGTTCCAACGTCGAGGGGCTGCGGACTGCATGGCATATGAAACTCGCCTACGCCGCTTCGCTTGTCGTCATGGGCTTGCTTGCGGTCGCCATGGTCACATGGCGCGACAACATCTACCTCGCCACCGGACTCGCCCTCGTCTTCACCTTCCTGTTCTATACGATGTTCACCATCGGCAGCACGCTCGGGCAGAAGGGCATAGTCTCTCCTCCGATTGCCGCGTGGGGAGCGGACATTCTGGTGGGCGTCGTCGCTTCGGCGCGGCTACTGCTCGTACTGCGCCCCCGGTCATTACGGTGA
- the fsa gene encoding fructose-6-phosphate aldolase: MQFFIDTANLDEIREAARLGLVDGVTTNPTLMSREGHDWRDVAAAICREVDGPVSLEAVGNTADELVAMGLELVRFGPNVVVKVPMTTEGLKAVRILSGQGVDCNVTLVFSPMQALLAAKAGAAFVSPFVGRLDALSEDGMQLVAETLTIFRNYAMPTRVIVASIRHPMHVSRAALLGAHIATIPFGVLGQLAAHPLTDAGLAAFDRDWARLNGK, translated from the coding sequence GTGCAGTTCTTCATAGATACCGCAAACCTCGATGAAATACGCGAGGCCGCCCGCCTTGGGCTTGTCGATGGTGTGACCACCAATCCAACGCTCATGTCCCGCGAGGGGCACGACTGGCGCGATGTCGCTGCCGCCATTTGCCGCGAGGTGGATGGCCCGGTCAGTCTGGAAGCGGTCGGCAATACCGCAGACGAACTTGTCGCTATGGGGCTTGAGCTTGTGCGATTCGGTCCCAATGTCGTCGTCAAGGTGCCCATGACGACCGAAGGACTCAAGGCTGTTCGTATTTTGAGCGGGCAGGGGGTAGACTGCAATGTCACTCTCGTCTTTTCCCCCATGCAGGCCCTTCTTGCCGCCAAAGCCGGGGCAGCCTTCGTTTCTCCCTTCGTGGGTCGCCTCGATGCCCTGTCGGAAGACGGCATGCAGCTGGTAGCGGAGACGCTCACCATTTTCCGGAATTATGCCATGCCTACACGGGTCATCGTCGCCAGCATCAGGCATCCCATGCACGTCTCCCGTGCGGCCTTGCTTGGGGCACATATCGCCACGATACCATTCGGAGTGCTTGGACAACTGGCGGCACATCCGCTCACTGACGCCGGGCTTGCGGCTTTCGACCGGGATTGGGCCCGGTTGAACGGCAAGTAG